A stretch of Desulfotalea psychrophila LSv54 DNA encodes these proteins:
- a CDS encoding molybdopterin-binding protein, translated as MKTIAVENAVGTILCHDVTRIIPGKTKEVAFRRGHLIKEEDIPELLAIGKENLYIYDPADGYLHEDDAAIRISEAVAGEGILLSPPSEGKVTVKAARRGLLRIDVDALQQLNMIDNVICSTIHNNQVVAEGRSLAGIRVIPLVIDGAVVAEAEALAAQPLLEVRPLKSLKVGIITTGSEIFKGRIDDAFGPILRSKFAELGCTVLGQRLVADDRAKTVEAIRDFQKEGAEMIVLTGGMSVDPDDQTPASIRDSGADIISYGAPVLPGAMFMLAHLEGIPLLGLPGCVMYHAISIFDLIVPRLLAGVEIKREDIAALGHGGFCEGCDCCHYPVCGFGKGGK; from the coding sequence ATGAAAACAATTGCCGTAGAAAATGCAGTCGGTACTATTTTATGCCACGACGTCACCAGAATAATTCCCGGAAAGACCAAGGAAGTCGCCTTTCGGCGCGGTCATCTCATTAAGGAAGAGGATATCCCTGAGCTTCTGGCCATTGGTAAGGAGAACCTCTATATCTATGACCCGGCAGATGGCTATCTCCATGAAGATGATGCGGCCATACGTATCTCCGAAGCAGTGGCCGGTGAGGGCATCCTCCTCAGCCCGCCCTCGGAGGGGAAGGTTACGGTCAAGGCGGCAAGAAGGGGTTTACTCCGTATTGATGTCGATGCCCTGCAGCAGTTAAATATGATTGATAATGTTATCTGTAGCACCATCCATAATAATCAGGTGGTGGCAGAGGGACGTTCCCTGGCCGGTATTCGGGTTATTCCTCTCGTCATTGACGGGGCAGTAGTAGCAGAGGCGGAGGCCCTTGCAGCCCAGCCCCTCTTGGAGGTCCGTCCCCTCAAGTCCCTTAAGGTGGGGATTATTACCACCGGAAGCGAAATCTTCAAGGGTCGTATTGACGATGCCTTTGGCCCCATCCTCCGGTCTAAGTTCGCTGAACTTGGCTGTACGGTGCTCGGCCAGCGCCTTGTCGCCGATGATCGGGCAAAAACGGTGGAGGCAATCCGTGACTTCCAAAAGGAGGGTGCGGAAATGATCGTGCTCACCGGTGGGATGTCCGTTGACCCCGATGATCAAACCCCGGCTTCCATTCGGGATTCAGGGGCAGATATTATCAGTTACGGTGCACCTGTCCTGCCCGGGGCCATGTTTATGCTGGCACACCTTGAGGGGATCCCCCTCCTCGGTCTGCCGGGGTGTGTGATGTATCATGCCATAAGCATCTTTGATCTAATTGTACCGCGACTCCTTGCCGGAGTAGAGATCAAACGAGAGGATATTGCTGCCCTCGGTCATGGTGGATTTTGTGAGGGCTGTGACTGCTGCCACTATCCGGTCTGTGGCTTTGGCAAGGGTGGAAAATAA
- a CDS encoding nucleotidyltransferase family protein: MKLKKAQVVGIILAADRPERMGENKFLLPFRNKPMLQQVIDAAQASTLQKLILVLPPESQSLLKHVDTGECEVVICHDQAEGQLQFLQAGLKCLACSEDINGCMVIPGNLPLLNEKTIDYLIDAYSQDKESWIAPTQQDMRGDPIIIPFSWWEKVAQLEGCLETRDLLGQASLRLRLIKMQDIGPFIKINTRAEYQHLSRRHDLCLQKES; encoded by the coding sequence ATGAAACTGAAAAAAGCACAGGTGGTAGGAATTATTCTTGCGGCAGACAGGCCTGAGAGGATGGGAGAGAATAAATTTCTTCTCCCTTTTCGTAATAAGCCTATGCTGCAACAGGTGATTGATGCTGCCCAGGCCTCTACCCTGCAAAAACTTATCCTTGTGCTCCCCCCTGAATCACAGTCTTTACTGAAGCATGTTGATACAGGGGAATGTGAAGTTGTCATCTGTCATGATCAGGCAGAGGGGCAACTACAGTTCCTACAGGCAGGGCTTAAATGCCTTGCCTGTAGCGAGGATATTAACGGTTGCATGGTCATTCCGGGAAACCTGCCCCTGTTAAACGAGAAGACAATAGATTATCTGATCGATGCCTATTCACAGGATAAGGAGTCCTGGATAGCCCCCACCCAACAGGATATGCGGGGAGACCCAATCATTATCCCTTTCTCCTGGTGGGAAAAAGTGGCCCAACTGGAAGGATGTCTTGAAACAAGAGACCTCCTCGGGCAAGCATCCCTGCGCCTGCGTCTCATAAAAATGCAGGACATTGGCCCCTTTATCAAGATCAATACAAGGGCAGAATACCAGCATCTATCTCGTCGTCATGACCTATGTTTACAGAAAGAGAGTTAA
- a CDS encoding ferredoxin-thioredoxin reductase catalytic domain-containing protein, which produces MVKVKLYALAKCSYSQSIKKIFSEFQVDYSCIEIDRLPVVELKQVLAAMRLLNSQVIFPIVVVGNQVIAGHNLQAIRDALGIRTEIAQLRDRLAVLAGKKGYCLNANREKTLRLLHALLLNRDRYGYMACPCRAASGRRERDLDIICPCLYRWADIAEYGSCYCGLYVAQEWDGVELEQIHVPERRVVECQ; this is translated from the coding sequence GTGGTTAAAGTTAAGCTATACGCCTTGGCAAAATGCTCTTACAGTCAGTCGATAAAAAAGATTTTCTCGGAGTTTCAGGTTGATTATAGCTGTATAGAGATAGACAGGTTACCGGTGGTAGAGCTAAAGCAGGTGCTGGCAGCGATGCGTCTGCTGAACTCTCAGGTGATTTTTCCCATTGTAGTCGTAGGCAATCAGGTTATTGCCGGTCACAACTTGCAGGCCATAAGAGACGCCCTTGGTATTCGTACTGAGATAGCCCAGCTTCGTGACAGGTTGGCTGTTTTAGCAGGGAAAAAGGGCTACTGTCTTAATGCCAATCGAGAAAAGACCTTGAGGCTTCTTCATGCCCTTCTGCTTAATCGGGATCGTTATGGATATATGGCCTGTCCCTGTAGGGCCGCAAGTGGCAGGCGGGAGAGGGATCTTGATATTATCTGTCCCTGTCTCTATCGGTGGGCTGATATTGCTGAGTACGGTAGCTGCTACTGTGGCCTTTATGTTGCGCAGGAGTGGGATGGTGTGGAGCTTGAGCAGATTCATGTGCCAGAGAGGCGAGTAGTGGAATGCCAATAG
- a CDS encoding (2Fe-2S)-binding protein yields MSEERSSGKYITLTINGEKRPAWVESHHTLAEVLRNTFGLTGTKEACEEGACGACTILIDGVAQLACMLLATEQTGKEIETIEGLAANGELHPIQEAWLQEYAAQCGYCSAGMIMSTKSLLNKNPNPSQSEIREALGGNICVCSNYEHIFAAVDKAAKIMRGEEQNE; encoded by the coding sequence ATGTCTGAAGAACGTAGCAGCGGTAAATATATTACCCTAACGATAAATGGTGAAAAACGTCCTGCCTGGGTAGAATCTCACCATACTCTTGCCGAAGTATTACGTAATACCTTCGGTCTTACAGGAACTAAAGAGGCCTGTGAAGAAGGGGCCTGCGGCGCCTGCACCATCCTCATTGATGGGGTTGCCCAACTTGCCTGTATGCTTTTGGCAACAGAGCAAACAGGGAAAGAGATCGAGACCATAGAGGGTCTTGCCGCAAATGGTGAACTGCACCCTATCCAAGAGGCGTGGTTACAGGAATATGCTGCCCAGTGCGGATACTGCTCTGCCGGAATGATCATGTCCACCAAGAGCCTTTTGAATAAAAATCCAAATCCAAGCCAGTCGGAAATTCGCGAGGCACTTGGTGGCAACATCTGTGTTTGCAGTAACTACGAACATATCTTTGCCGCGGTAGACAAGGCGGCTAAGATAATGCGTGGGGAGGAGCAAAATGAGTAA
- a CDS encoding xanthine dehydrogenase family protein molybdopterin-binding subunit — protein sequence MSKLRSIAVPVRQKDGRARVTGEAKYYADYLFQGMLQTRILRSPYPSADIISINIEKAEAIAGVRLIMTHENFPKAFRGSLYYVGDLVAAVIADTKEIAEAARALIEVEYDKKKAVLSLEDAIKPGAPQVFAGEDNCHDWEFHAQLSDQDPETGLYKTKTPSDYNGFGDIEQGFAESDVIVEMKDLKYAYTKSPAMETRGCTVNYDGARLQVYTHSQGMHDEKYSLAQALGIGSDKVNYISPYTGSSFGGKNSNVLDRNLPSHYLLIASLACLQLKKAVHCAYSREEEMICSWSRGSQADVKIGFKKDGTMVAMDYSHWQETGAGGDKYPAKNAMLATGAVLYSHNCKHLRGKIRYVNTNRFPAVGWQGYGAPEGTYAVEVTMDVAAEKLGMDPIEIRKKNCMRTGDIDAGWDPLEYKSAYVSSAAIRECLDIGAERLDWQNSWQHPSKKSGRIRSGMGVGIFAMGAGRPGVGNSSEAMVKIFPDGSAALVCAIADIGQGQHTVQCQITAEVLGLPYEKVGIVCQDTDSTPFATLVANSCGTWIQGWATYEAALDAKRQLLKIAAPILNVQAEELALSEQGIYVVAEPERLISFAEAFGSIGHYGGRHEIIGYYCNNSPHDRCLKDGKKDEVYIPKEKGAQFVSLDIDTETGMMDNVKVYMIQDVGKALNPKIVEGQLLTCRHGVENAMLGNDCIVDKRNGWLMTPNFIDYRPATSLDCDVVPIIVENPGDPTHPFGATACGEGAACPSLAAFSNAIYNAIGVRLIETPFTPDKILNALGKIKGRKK from the coding sequence ATGAGTAAATTACGTTCTATTGCTGTTCCTGTTCGCCAAAAAGATGGACGGGCCCGAGTGACAGGTGAGGCAAAATACTACGCTGATTACCTCTTTCAGGGAATGCTGCAGACCCGTATCCTGCGAAGCCCCTATCCCAGTGCCGATATTATCTCTATCAATATCGAAAAGGCGGAGGCTATAGCTGGTGTTCGCCTTATTATGACCCACGAAAATTTCCCCAAGGCCTTTAGAGGAAGTCTCTACTATGTGGGTGATTTGGTAGCTGCTGTTATCGCCGATACCAAAGAGATAGCCGAAGCCGCCCGGGCGCTTATTGAAGTCGAATACGATAAGAAGAAGGCTGTTTTATCCCTTGAGGATGCCATAAAGCCAGGAGCACCTCAGGTATTTGCGGGAGAAGATAACTGCCATGATTGGGAGTTCCATGCCCAACTCAGTGATCAGGACCCGGAAACAGGACTCTACAAAACCAAAACCCCCAGTGATTACAATGGATTTGGTGATATAGAGCAGGGCTTTGCCGAGTCCGATGTCATAGTAGAGATGAAGGATCTCAAGTATGCCTACACCAAAAGTCCTGCCATGGAGACACGTGGCTGTACGGTAAATTACGACGGTGCTCGCCTCCAGGTCTACACCCATTCGCAGGGAATGCACGATGAGAAGTACAGTCTTGCTCAGGCCCTGGGAATTGGTTCAGATAAGGTGAACTACATCTCTCCATATACCGGTTCAAGTTTTGGAGGCAAAAACTCAAACGTACTTGACCGCAATCTTCCCTCTCACTATCTGCTCATCGCCTCCCTGGCCTGTCTGCAGCTGAAAAAGGCCGTACACTGTGCCTATTCCCGTGAAGAAGAGATGATCTGTTCTTGGTCCCGCGGCAGTCAGGCCGATGTAAAGATTGGCTTTAAAAAAGATGGCACCATGGTCGCCATGGATTATTCCCACTGGCAAGAAACCGGGGCCGGTGGAGATAAGTATCCAGCCAAGAATGCCATGTTAGCCACGGGTGCGGTACTCTACTCACATAATTGCAAGCATCTGCGTGGGAAGATCCGCTATGTCAACACCAACCGTTTTCCTGCAGTGGGATGGCAGGGTTACGGTGCACCCGAGGGCACCTATGCCGTCGAGGTAACCATGGATGTAGCTGCCGAGAAACTCGGCATGGATCCTATTGAGATTCGCAAGAAAAACTGCATGCGTACCGGAGATATTGACGCTGGTTGGGATCCTCTGGAATATAAATCTGCCTATGTCTCTTCTGCAGCCATCAGAGAGTGCCTTGATATTGGCGCAGAAAGACTTGACTGGCAGAACAGCTGGCAACATCCAAGTAAGAAATCTGGCCGAATTCGTTCCGGTATGGGGGTAGGCATCTTTGCCATGGGAGCAGGACGCCCCGGAGTGGGTAACTCCAGTGAAGCCATGGTGAAAATTTTTCCCGATGGTTCCGCGGCCCTTGTCTGTGCCATAGCTGATATAGGACAAGGCCAGCATACTGTACAGTGCCAAATCACCGCAGAGGTACTTGGTCTCCCCTATGAAAAAGTGGGGATTGTCTGCCAAGATACCGACTCTACACCCTTTGCCACGCTGGTCGCCAATAGCTGTGGCACCTGGATTCAGGGCTGGGCAACCTATGAGGCCGCCCTCGATGCCAAACGCCAACTATTAAAAATTGCCGCACCAATCCTTAATGTTCAAGCAGAAGAACTTGCCCTAAGCGAGCAGGGTATCTACGTGGTAGCGGAACCGGAAAGGCTCATCTCCTTTGCCGAGGCCTTCGGTTCCATAGGACATTACGGAGGGCGACATGAAATTATTGGCTACTACTGCAATAACTCTCCCCATGACCGTTGTCTTAAGGATGGCAAGAAAGACGAGGTATATATCCCTAAGGAAAAGGGTGCTCAGTTTGTCAGCCTTGATATCGATACCGAAACTGGCATGATGGACAATGTGAAGGTGTACATGATACAGGACGTGGGCAAGGCCTTGAACCCAAAAATAGTTGAAGGACAGCTGCTCACCTGTCGCCATGGGGTAGAAAATGCCATGCTAGGCAATGATTGTATTGTCGATAAAAGAAATGGTTGGCTAATGACCCCGAATTTCATCGATTATCGCCCCGCGACCTCCCTTGATTGTGATGTAGTTCCTATTATCGTAGAAAATCCTGGCGATCCCACCCACCCATTTGGGGCGACTGCCTGTGGTGAAGGTGCGGCCTGTCCATCTCTGGCTGCCTTTTCCAACGCCATCTATAATGCAATCGGTGTACGTCTTATCGAAACACCGTTTACCCCAGATAAAATTCTGAATGCCCTAGGAAAAATAAAGGGGAGAAAGAAATAA
- a CDS encoding DMT family transporter codes for MKGSIFAFLSIAIWSGSFLIARLVVGNISPLSLTAARWLVSLLVLLLFALPTVKREWSVAQTFLPQIIIAGIISVTLYAPLVYFAAQTTSAINLSLIAVITPVFIVIICAFMGKKQSTNTWIGSIVALIGSLYLVANGNLSRLLGLKFAVGDLLMLVDAIIFAFYSIILSKVPKGLSQTTILFLMTLVGLICLIPIVGWEIMQPNFIFKINGIVIFSILFTGIACSLMAWWLWNLAIVYAGPSHAGMIYYGMPILSSIVAFLFIGEPITPVHIISALLIIGGIAWSAKK; via the coding sequence ATGAAAGGATCAATTTTTGCATTTCTTTCCATTGCTATTTGGTCAGGATCTTTTCTCATTGCCCGTCTGGTGGTTGGTAACATATCTCCCCTAAGCCTGACTGCGGCACGTTGGCTTGTCAGCCTCCTTGTACTTCTTCTCTTTGCTCTTCCCACGGTGAAGCGGGAATGGTCTGTGGCACAAACATTTCTTCCTCAAATAATTATAGCAGGCATTATTTCCGTTACTCTGTATGCTCCTCTCGTCTATTTTGCGGCGCAAACAACCTCAGCAATTAATCTCTCTCTTATTGCCGTAATAACCCCAGTTTTTATTGTTATTATTTGTGCATTTATGGGGAAAAAGCAAAGTACCAACACCTGGATTGGCTCCATCGTAGCCCTCATTGGTTCTTTATACCTGGTGGCCAATGGCAATTTAAGCAGACTACTTGGCCTAAAATTTGCTGTTGGTGACCTTCTTATGTTGGTGGATGCAATTATATTTGCCTTTTACAGCATTATTCTTAGCAAGGTGCCAAAAGGACTTTCCCAGACAACTATTCTCTTCCTTATGACCCTTGTCGGACTTATATGTCTTATCCCAATTGTTGGTTGGGAAATTATGCAGCCAAACTTTATCTTTAAAATCAATGGCATTGTTATATTCAGTATTTTATTTACCGGAATTGCCTGTTCTCTTATGGCTTGGTGGCTGTGGAATCTTGCCATAGTCTACGCAGGACCGAGCCATGCGGGCATGATCTATTATGGAATGCCAATTCTCAGTAGTATTGTGGCATTCCTCTTTATTGGCGAACCAATTACCCCAGTGCATATCATCAGTGCTCTACTCATCATTGGCGGTATTGCTTGGTCTGCCAAGAAATAA
- a CDS encoding acyl-CoA thioesterase translates to MMTVHSLTYRVRYADTDAGGVVYNANYLKYFEIGRSEMMREHVCSYKVIEDAGILLPVTESFTRYKAPAHYDDLLIIETEVTELKKFTCKFSYRISRDDGSKRPRLIARGYTVHAGINQEGKLVVLPEEIHAKIALLIAKS, encoded by the coding sequence ATGATGACTGTACACAGCTTAACATATCGCGTTCGCTATGCAGACACCGATGCAGGTGGGGTAGTATATAATGCAAATTATTTAAAATATTTTGAAATAGGCCGTTCAGAGATGATGCGTGAGCATGTCTGCTCCTATAAGGTCATTGAAGATGCAGGAATTCTTCTGCCGGTAACCGAATCCTTTACCCGCTATAAGGCACCTGCACACTACGATGATCTGCTCATTATCGAGACCGAAGTAACAGAACTAAAAAAATTTACCTGTAAATTCAGCTATAGAATAAGTCGCGATGACGGCAGCAAAAGACCCAGACTGATAGCTCGAGGTTATACCGTACATGCGGGCATTAACCAGGAAGGTAAGCTTGTTGTTTTACCGGAAGAGATACACGCAAAAATTGCTCTTCTCATAGCAAAATCTTAG
- a CDS encoding DMT family transporter, translating to MDLTPKMKGSIFALLTIAIWSGSFIVARLAVGNISPLSLGAARWFVCFLVLLLFALPTVKREWAVAKTFLPQIIAAGIIAVSLYAPLTYIAAATTSAINLSLIAVTTPIFIVIACAIMGEKQSVNTWIGSLIALAGSFYLVSNGELSRLLGLKFAVGDIIMLVDAIIFAFYSLIFRKVPKGLSQTTILFLMTVVGLICLMPTVGWEIMQPSFVFKLNSLVIFSILFTGIACSLMAWWFWNLAVIHAGPTHAGMIYYGMPVLSGVFAYFFIGEPITSVHIISGLLIIGGIAWSTKK from the coding sequence ATGGATTTAACACCGAAAATGAAAGGATCAATCTTTGCGTTACTTACCATTGCTATCTGGTCAGGATCTTTTATCGTGGCCCGTTTAGCAGTTGGGAATATATCTCCCTTAAGCCTAGGTGCTGCACGTTGGTTCGTCTGCTTCCTTGTACTTCTTCTTTTTGCCCTTCCTACTGTGAAGCGAGAGTGGGCTGTGGCAAAAACATTTTTACCTCAAATCATTGCAGCTGGAATTATTGCCGTAAGTCTTTATGCTCCTCTGACCTATATTGCGGCGGCAACAACTTCGGCAATCAACCTCTCGCTTATTGCCGTAACAACGCCTATTTTTATCGTTATTGCTTGTGCCATTATGGGTGAGAAGCAGAGTGTTAATACCTGGATTGGCTCTCTCATAGCCCTGGCAGGATCCTTCTACCTGGTGTCCAATGGTGAATTAAGCAGATTGCTTGGCCTAAAATTTGCCGTCGGCGATATTATCATGTTGGTGGATGCAATTATTTTTGCCTTTTACAGCCTTATTTTTCGTAAGGTGCCAAAGGGACTTTCCCAGACAACTATTCTCTTCCTTATGACCGTTGTCGGACTTATATGTCTTATGCCAACAGTTGGTTGGGAAATCATGCAACCAAGCTTTGTCTTCAAACTCAATAGCCTCGTTATATTCAGTATTTTATTCACCGGTATTGCCTGTTCCCTTATGGCCTGGTGGTTCTGGAACCTTGCCGTTATTCATGCAGGACCAACCCATGCGGGTATGATCTATTATGGGATGCCGGTTCTTAGCGGTGTTTTTGCGTACTTTTTTATTGGCGAGCCCATTACATCTGTACATATAATTAGTGGTTTGCTCATCATTGGCGGTATTGCCTGGTCTACCAAAAAATAA
- a CDS encoding FAD binding domain-containing protein produces MKPFNHINASSLEEASKVLIDSEKKACCIAGGTDLLGCLKDELWLEYPETVVNLKTIPGLDAIREDEDGLHIGALVKLTELAESPLVLSGYAGLAHAASKTASILLRNMGTVAGNICQENRCWYYRYPDKLGGKIPCIRKGGKKCLAVPGDHRFHSIFGQVNRCIAVNPSDTAPAFVALGAVVKTTLRDIPIAEFFSAEHGKQSTVLEPGEIVREIFVPKTAARSAFTKIAYRKSIDFALLNCAVALCFDGELVTSARICLNGVFNNPKSCPEAEEFLIGKKISEETARQAGELALATAKPTPQTAYKVPIAERTVADTILMAGV; encoded by the coding sequence ATGAAACCTTTCAATCATATAAATGCCTCTTCCCTTGAAGAGGCCAGTAAAGTTCTTATCGATAGCGAAAAAAAAGCCTGTTGCATCGCAGGTGGCACCGATTTACTGGGCTGCCTTAAAGATGAATTGTGGCTCGAATACCCAGAGACTGTGGTCAATTTAAAAACCATTCCGGGTCTGGATGCCATAAGAGAAGATGAGGATGGTCTGCATATCGGTGCCCTGGTAAAACTCACCGAACTAGCGGAATCCCCTCTGGTTCTAAGTGGATATGCAGGTCTTGCCCACGCTGCCAGCAAAACGGCCTCTATTCTATTGCGTAATATGGGTACCGTTGCAGGAAATATTTGCCAGGAAAATCGTTGCTGGTATTATCGCTACCCCGATAAACTTGGCGGAAAAATTCCCTGTATCCGTAAAGGCGGCAAAAAATGTCTGGCTGTACCGGGCGACCACCGTTTTCACTCTATCTTCGGTCAAGTAAATCGCTGTATTGCCGTAAACCCCAGTGATACTGCCCCAGCATTTGTTGCTCTTGGGGCGGTGGTAAAAACCACCCTGCGTGACATTCCCATAGCTGAGTTCTTTTCAGCAGAACATGGTAAACAGTCAACGGTTCTTGAGCCAGGTGAAATTGTCCGGGAGATATTTGTACCAAAAACAGCTGCCCGCTCAGCCTTTACTAAAATTGCCTATCGGAAAAGCATTGATTTTGCCCTGCTTAACTGTGCTGTAGCCCTCTGCTTTGACGGTGAATTAGTAACATCAGCCCGTATCTGCCTCAATGGGGTTTTTAATAACCCTAAATCCTGTCCCGAGGCCGAAGAGTTTCTTATCGGTAAAAAAATCTCGGAAGAGACTGCTCGTCAGGCTGGAGAACTAGCACTTGCCACCGCGAAACCGACACCGCAAACAGCCTATAAGGTACCCATTGCCGAACGGACTGTAGCTGATACCATCCTTATGGCAGGAGTATAA
- a CDS encoding BCCT family transporter, with protein MNEICPPEENATQRNICYTSFFWVVFLVISSCLPLLLAPKASAKYIGIAFHFITNELGWLYMLAGLVSFIFVLWLAFGPLGDKKLGEEKEYSTFSWIGMLICAGVGAGVLFGGAIEWAYYMSYPLQGETVGSKKAIEWAGAYGLFHWGPVCWAIYATLAVPMAYNYYVKKVPILNIAQTCKGVLGERANHWPGKVINIFFMAGLVAGSATALGIGVPVIAACLVSVFGFAPSFQLEFLTLLGITMLFCMTSYLGLKNGLSKLSDLNVYAALFLLLFVLIVGPSVFIIETSLASLGLLTTEIVRMATWMDPSSETSFVKDWTVFYYAWFVAYAPFMGLFIAKISRGRTVREVVLGPVILASLGCGLFYLIFGNFGLHLQLTGQLDVVELVKTNKGATVIMQIADFLPWAPLYKLLYALVMAISMATTLDAVSFALSASTTKQLQPDEEPAHWNRLFWAIVLGFIPTGMLFIDGPLSILQTASIVVGLPVLFIIWLGVYSFLKDYLRDGWLTD; from the coding sequence ATGAATGAAATTTGCCCCCCAGAGGAGAACGCAACCCAAAGAAATATTTGCTACACCTCTTTTTTCTGGGTTGTCTTTCTCGTTATCTCCTCCTGCCTGCCCCTACTTCTTGCTCCAAAGGCAAGTGCAAAATATATAGGCATTGCCTTTCATTTTATAACAAACGAATTAGGTTGGCTCTATATGCTCGCAGGCCTTGTCTCCTTTATCTTTGTCCTTTGGCTCGCCTTTGGCCCCCTCGGGGATAAGAAACTTGGCGAAGAGAAGGAATATTCAACATTTTCATGGATTGGCATGCTTATCTGTGCTGGAGTCGGGGCGGGCGTACTCTTTGGTGGCGCCATAGAGTGGGCCTACTATATGAGCTATCCACTCCAAGGAGAGACGGTTGGCTCAAAAAAGGCTATCGAATGGGCAGGCGCCTATGGCCTCTTTCATTGGGGGCCGGTATGTTGGGCCATATATGCAACTCTGGCTGTCCCCATGGCCTATAACTATTATGTGAAGAAGGTCCCCATTCTCAATATTGCCCAAACCTGTAAAGGCGTACTGGGCGAGAGGGCCAATCACTGGCCGGGCAAGGTCATTAATATTTTCTTCATGGCAGGCCTTGTGGCAGGTTCCGCCACCGCTCTGGGCATTGGTGTACCCGTCATCGCCGCCTGTCTGGTCTCTGTCTTTGGCTTTGCCCCCTCCTTTCAACTGGAGTTTTTGACCCTGTTGGGAATTACCATGCTCTTTTGCATGACCTCCTATCTAGGATTAAAAAATGGCCTGAGCAAACTCTCCGATCTCAATGTCTATGCTGCCCTTTTCCTCCTCCTCTTTGTCCTGATAGTCGGTCCCAGCGTTTTCATCATAGAGACCTCCCTTGCCTCTCTTGGCCTTTTGACCACAGAAATAGTGCGGATGGCAACCTGGATGGATCCCTCAAGTGAAACAAGCTTTGTTAAAGATTGGACGGTGTTCTACTATGCCTGGTTTGTGGCCTATGCCCCATTTATGGGCCTCTTTATAGCAAAAATATCCCGGGGCAGAACGGTACGTGAAGTGGTTCTGGGCCCCGTCATCCTTGCCTCCTTAGGCTGTGGCCTCTTCTATCTAATCTTTGGTAATTTTGGCCTTCATCTGCAACTAACAGGACAGCTGGATGTGGTGGAACTTGTTAAGACCAACAAGGGGGCAACAGTGATCATGCAAATTGCCGACTTCCTTCCCTGGGCCCCTCTCTATAAACTGCTCTACGCTCTGGTAATGGCCATCTCCATGGCAACAACCCTGGATGCAGTCTCCTTTGCCCTCAGCGCATCAACGACTAAACAGTTACAACCGGATGAAGAACCGGCTCACTGGAATCGACTCTTCTGGGCTATTGTCCTGGGATTTATTCCAACGGGAATGCTCTTTATCGATGGACCCCTATCCATCTTACAAACAGCATCTATCGTTGTTGGTCTACCGGTACTCTTTATCATATGGCTCGGAGTCTACTCATTTCTCAAGGACTATTTACGAGATGGCTGGCTAACAGATTAA